A stretch of Hemicordylus capensis ecotype Gifberg chromosome 9, rHemCap1.1.pri, whole genome shotgun sequence DNA encodes these proteins:
- the ZNF507 gene encoding zinc finger protein 507 gives MEEGSNITALVSNFGAQEAVLISEAVVSPTPESGEDQKKCNPDPLIQVIQKLSKIVESEKSQKCLLIGKKRLHPEAAVLPFDSQNLPEIPAKTIELPALGTINIEDYYMTDCPPSRRKVVCYQCSLCKSLSPTLQLLKEHLKQHGQQNEVILMCSICNFATKSLEEFEAHVRHHPENDDKTNCPPKEQQCISLSSTTLHGPVENFVKAGSDQVAQLQSTHLTEKGRRKWYTYEQYGMYRCLICSYTCGQQRMLKTHAWKHAGEVDCSYPIFEEENEQTAPPDSTVSGVPHNIDTVVLSLENNELGLCGDQAVQLHICSPEQVTYKSSPAEVTYKSLPVEEPIKEEAAQSQPAGFSPTRKLLEETMSDMDVEQENLVTDSLLSSAQKIISCSPNKKGHVNVIVERLPSAEEPVLQKPYSMDTDMEAEKKIISEQAIRCDSAGDVYHVDKNSVELEEVIIGWSSSSEKKDGDLNLSRTKAADENAPPTRRRTNSESLRLHSLAAEALVTMPIRAAELTRSSLRAFAEVNSLGPDTGQKPTDSGCGSKLITSLKTEELTSLNQTDCTFVEIQKDKPELTEGPIKMGISMSLLTVIEKLKERTDQNASDDDILKELQDNVQCQPTADANGLGNNLVEYIPNVDRPFRCRLCHYSSGNKGYIKQHLRVHRQRQPYQCPICEHIADNSKDLESHMINHCKTRMYQCKQCEESFHYKSQLRSHEREQHSLPDIYSTPSSDRLVTCSEVEERVGDRISVQKLYRCDICDYTSTTYVGVRNHRRIHNSDKPYRCRVCEFATTNMNSLKCHMRRHPQEHQAVQLMEQFKCSLCGYVCSHPPSLKSHMWKHASDQNYNYEQVNKAINDAISQSGRFPGQLPEKPITEASEDGSVPLTSSSEGPSLLDAANQTANKTTSSEENQNLGSITHTSCSSDKATALPHLGTEYCVLLFCCCICGFESTNKENLLDHMKEHEGEIINIILNKDHSAAQSVS, from the exons ATGGAAGAGGGAAGCAATATTACTGCACTGGTCTCAAACTTTGGAGCACAAGAAGCTGTACTGATCTCTGAAGCAGTCGTAAGCCCTACTCCAGAAAGTGGTGAAGACCAAAAGAAGTGCAATCCTGATCCACTCATCCAGGTCATCCAAAAGCTGAGCAAGATCGTTGAGAGTGAGAAGTCGCAGAAATGCCTCTTAATAGGGAAGAAGCGCTTGCATCCTGAGGCAGCAGTGCTACCATTTGACTCGCAAAACCTCCCAGAGATCCCAGCTAAAACGATTGAACTGCCTGCCCTGGGCACGATAAATATAGAGGATTATTACATGACAGACTGTCCTCCAAGTAGAAGGAAGGTGGTTTGCTACCAGTGCAGCCTTTGTAAATCACTGTCTCCCACTCTTCAGCTCTTAAAAGAACACCTGAAGCAACATGGTCAGCAGAATGAGGTAATACTCATGTGTTCGATATGCAATTTTGCCACAAAAAGCCTAGAAGAGTTTGAAGCTCACGTCCGACATCACCCAGAGAATGATGACAAAACCAACTGTCCACCAAAAGAACAGCAATGCATAAGTCTCTCTAGTACCACTTTGCATGGGCCAGTGGAAAACTTTGTCAAAGCAGGCAGTGATCAGGTGGCACAGCTTCAATCTACCCATCTGACTGAAAAGGGGAGACGGAAATGGTATACTTACGAGCAATATGGCATGTACCGATGTTTAATTTGTAGCTACACTTGTGGTCAGCAAAGAATGTTGAAAACACATGCCTGGAAGCATGCCGGTGAAGTTGATTGTTCGTATCCCATATTTGAGGAAGAAAACGAGCAAACTGCTCCGCCTGATTCAACCGTATCAGGTGTTCCTCATAACATTGATACTGTTGTGCTTTCATTAGAAAATAATGAACTGGGTCTCTGTGGTGACCAGGCCGTTCAACTCCATATTTGTAGCCCTGAGCAAGTGACATACAAATCTTCGCCAGCAGAAGTGACATACAAATCTTTGCCAGTGGAAGAACCTATAAAAGAGGAGGCAGCCCAAAGTCAGCCAGCTGGTTTTTCACCCACAAGAAAACTGTTAGAGGAGACTATGTCCGACATGGATGTGGAACAAGAGAATTTGGTCACAGACAGCTTGCTTTCGTCAGCCCAGAAAATAATCAGCTGCAGCCCAAACAAGAAAGGTCACGTTAATGTCATAGTGGAACGTTTGCCGAGTGCTGAAGAGCCTGTCCTGCAGAAGCCTTACTCGATGGACACTgacatggaggcagagaaaaaaataATCTCGGAGCAGGCGATACGATGCGATAGTGCAGGGGATGTTTATCATGTGGATAAAAATTCCGTGGAACTTGAAGAAGTAATAATAGGTTGGAGTAGCAGCTCAGAGAAGAAAGATGGCGACTTAAATCTTAGTAGAACCAAGGCAGCTGATGAAAATGCTCCTCCCACACGAAGAAGAACCAATTCAGAGTCCCTGAGGCTGCACTCGCTGGCTGCAGAAGCGCTTGTTACAATGCCTATCAGAGCAGCGGAGCTAACCCGGTCAAGCCTTAGAGCCTTTGCTGAGGTAAATTCTTTAGGCCCCGACACTGGGCAAAAGCCAACTGACAGTGGCTGTGGTTCTAAACTGATAACGTCCCTTAAAACGGAGGAGCTGACGAGCCTCAACCAAACCGACTGCACTTTTGTGGAAATCCAAAAGGACAAGCCAGAGTTGACTGAAGGCCCCATTAAAATGGGCATTAGCATGTCTCTGCTGACTGTCATTGAGAAACTGAAAGAGAGGACAGACCAGAATGCCTCAGATGACGACATTCTGAAGGAGTTGCAAGACAATGTACAATGCCAACCCACCGCAGATGCCAACGGGCTGGGAAACAACCTCGTCGAATACATCCCCAACGTGGATCGCCCCTTTCGGTGCCGCCTGTGCCACTACAGCAGTGGCAACAAAGGTTATATCAAGCAGCACTTGCGGGTGCATCGCCAAAGGCAGCCTTATCAGTGTCCGATTTGTGAACACATTGCGGACAACAGCAAGGATTTGGAAAGCCACATGATCAACCACTGCAAAACACGAATGTACCAATGCAAACAGTGTGAAGAGTCCTTCCATTACAAG AGTCAGCTGCGAAGCCATGAGAGAGAGCAACACAGCCTTCCAGATATATACTCAACGCCATCGTCTGACAGACTAGTAACATGTAGTGAAGTGGAGGAACGAGTTG GGGATAGGATTTCAGTCCAGAAACTTTACAGATGTGACATTTGCGACTACACCAGCACAACATATGTTGGTGTGCGGAATCATAGGCGGATTCACAATTCGGATAAGCCATATAG GTGCCGAGTGTGTGAATTCGCCACAACAAATATGAACAGCTTGAAATGCCATATGAGGCGCCACCCGCAGGAGCATCAGGCAGTGCAGCTGATGGAACAATTCAA ATGTTCCCTTTGTGGATATGTGTGCAGCCATCCTCCTTCCTTAAAGTCTCATATGTGGAAACATGCAAGTGACCAAAATTATAACTATGAACAAGTGAACAAGGCTATTAATGATGCAATTTCACAAAGTGGCAG GTTCCCAGGACAGCTACCCGAGAAGCCGATAACTGAAGCTTCTGAAGACGGTTCAGTCCCTTTGACAAGTAGCTCAGAGGGCCCATCCCTTTTGGATGCCGCCAACCAGACTGCAAACAAAACCACAAGTTCTGAAGAAAATCAAAACCTTGGTTCCATAACACATACCTCATGCAGTTCAGACAAAGCCACTGCCCTGCCCCACCTGGGCACCGAATACTGCGttctgctcttctgctgctgcatttGTGGATTTGAATCCACCAACAAGGAAAACTTGTTGGACCACATGAAGGAGCACGAAGGTGAAATCATCAACATCATCCTAAATAAGGACCACAGTGCAGCTCAGAGCGTAAGCTAG